The following proteins are encoded in a genomic region of Entelurus aequoreus isolate RoL-2023_Sb linkage group LG01, RoL_Eaeq_v1.1, whole genome shotgun sequence:
- the tmf1 gene encoding TATA element modulatory factor produces the protein MSWFNASHLSTFAKQALTTAQKSIDRVLDIQEEAQWSDATVLPYDDVTLPAKLSLSGGWGMVQWEALPEEDTTIPLSPSAAITTPVTRTVVDDSDNFFSAFLLPGDTQVDTKSNVVSVLPAKSQKQSQEKDNNRKNAAAQIKLEGEHIVSVVQGHESRTVVDGQQVENEPSHADTILLQPVSPIVSCGELPCGSDDKKALTSDVKPNTDTEESADPMTEWSQSPAGFPVEKEPSDSSEPCSASTESKKSTQLHPLASQPSKDVHLEQKDSKPEDRQTDTPSPPVCAFSSGTSTTSDIEVLDHESVLSESSASSRQETGEGKAGLHLMHGSFQLLSASTCEDFPRLEDYTKLTESCGSSSDAFERIDSFSVQSMDSRSVSEINSDDENPGSRTLASVTSPADPITDVSPSVSEKQDDGGLEKTGEAEEEKDECFAGAVREQSLDEMEESGRSVTPVNSEQPEDLTEQEEESETNITLFEPNANVELFIPPITEEMKSVSTVQFLELQKVIDELSSCLEKRESQLLAVSKDKARLEEEFDNLKDEVITLKEESSTVQSLKDEFTQRIADTERKAQLACKERDIAKKEIKGLREDLSTRLNSSDTLELIKEKEEQIRGLLEEGEKLSKQHLQHSTIIKKLRVKEKESDTRLTKQQKKIKELENELKHLQQVLEGKEEVEKKNRENIKMLNSAVERQEKELSRLQTDSEELQEKNRSLQAALDNSYKELAELHKANASRASEVEEVALSKEIQAKELLSVALVKAQDEARIQQEALASQVADLRLALQRAEQQQARKEDYLREEISELQQRLQDAETRNQELSQSITSATRPLLRQIENLQASLGGQTASWEKIEKNISDRLVEAQTQLAVAVEKERSATEELLSIKCQLASLESQNSLLRQEKVRLLALVETEKNRRENVEDDSGREHIELENLRGEHSRMLEEAKKEKLLLTNQLEMEKMKVEQEKKKYYLAQEALKEKKSITHDVPVSSTPSLSRSSSFSGTDNAGLHSSIFSQDDLLDQTLGSGTMSVSMSGTNLYEAARLSGGSSIIENLQSQLKLREGEIAQLQLEISSLERSRSVMAEELVRLTNENDEMEEKVKDIPKMRIQLKELEQRHNTILQMYGEKAEEAEELRLDLEDVKSMYKTQIDELLKNQK, from the exons ATGAGTTGGTTCAACGCATCTCACTTGTCCACTTTCGCCAAACAAGCGTTGACAACAGCTCAGAAATCGATCGATCGAGTTCTGGACATCCAAGAAGAAGCTCAATGGAGTGACGCAACTGTATTGCCTTATGACG ATGTGACATTGCCTGCAAAGCTGTCGTTAAGTGGAGGGTGGGGGATGGTCCAGTGGGAAGCACTACCTGAAGAAGATACCACCATCCCTCTGTCCCCTTCTGCTGCCATTACTACACCTGTCACCCGCACAGTAGTGGACGACTCTGACAACTTTTTTAGTGCCTTTCTGTTACCTGGAGACACGCAAGTTGACACAAAATCCAATGTAGTGTCTGTATTACCGGCAAAGTCTCAAAAGCAGTCTCAGGAGAAAGACAATAACCGCAAAAATGCTGCTGCCCAAATCAAATTGGAGGGCGAACACATTGTGTCAGTTGTTCAGGGTCATGAAAGTCGGACAGTTGTGGATGGACAACAGGTAGAAAATGAACCCTCTCATGCAGACACCATTCTTCTTCAGCCAGTTTCTCCCATCGTAAGTTGTGGTGAGCTACCTTGTGGCTCTGACGATAAGAAAGCCCTTACAAGCGATGTAAAACCAAACACTGACACAGAAGAGTCTGCAGACCCAATGACCGAATGGTCACAGAGTCCAGCTGGATTCCCTGTTGAGAAAGAACCCTCTGATTCTTCAGAACCTTGCAGTGCTTCCACTGAATCTAAAAAGTCTACGCAACTTCATCCGCTTGCCTCCCAACCTTCTAAGGATGTACATTTAGAGCAGAAAGACTCAAAGCCTGAAGACCGTCAGACTGATACCCCCTCTCCCCCAGTTTGTGCCTTCTCTTCAGGAACATCTACCACCAGTGACATTGAAGTGCTGGATCACGAGAGTGTGTTGAGTGAAAGTTCTGCCAGCTCCAGGCAAGAGACGGGAGAAGGAAAAGCTGGACTTCACTTAATGCATGGTTCATTCCAACTTCTCTCCGCTTCTACCTGTGAAGACTTTCCCCGTCTTGAGGACTATACAAAACTCACAGAGAGTTGTGGCTCTTCCTCAGATGCGTTCGAGCGCATAGATTCATTCAGTGTACAGTCAATGGATAGCCGCAGTGTCAGTGAGATTAACTCAGATGATGAGAACCCTGGCAGTCGAACGCTCGCTTCTGTCACTTCGCCCGCAGACCCTATAACAGATGTCTCACCGAGTGTAAGCGAGAAGCAAGACGATGGAGGTTTGGAAAAGACCGGAGAGGCGGAAGAGGAGAAGGACGAGTGTTTCGCCGGAGCTGTAAGGGAACAGTCTCTTGACGAGATGGAGGAGAGCGGACGAAGTGTGACTCCAGTGAATAGCGAACAACCTGAGGACTTGACCGAGCAGGAAGAGGAATCTGAGACGAACATCACACTGTTCGAGCCCAACGCCAACGTCGAGTTATTCATTCCACCGATCACAGAAGAAATGAAAAGTGTCTCAACCGTTCAGTTTTTGGAACTTCAAAAG GTCATCGATGAGCTGTCAAGCTGCCTTGAAAAAAGAGAGTCTCAGCTGTTGGCAGTCAGCAAGGACAAGGCAAGACTGGAAGAAGAATTTGACAATCTTAAAGA TGAAGTAATAACTCTGAAGGAGGAGAGCTCCACTGTTCAGTCCTTAAAGGATGAGTTCACGCAGCGTATAGCGGACACCGAAAGGAAGGCTCAGCTGGCTTGCAAAGAGAGAGACATCGCCAAGAAG GAGATTAAGGGCTTGCGAGAGGACCTTTCTACAAGACTGAATTCCAGTGATACATTGGAGCTTATCAAAGAGAAAGAGGAGCAGATCAGAGGCCTACTAGAAGAAG GTGAAAAGCTTTCTAAGCAACATCTTCAGCACAGCACTATCATCAAAAAACTGCGCGTGAAGGAGAAGGAGAGTGACACGAGACTCACCAAGCAACAGAAGAAAATTAAAGAGCTGGAGAACGAGCTGAAGCACCTGCAGCAG GTTTTAGAGGGGAAAGAAGAGGTAGAAAAaaagaatcgggaaaatatcaagATGCTGAACTCGGCTGTGGAACGTCAAGAGAAGGAGCTGAGCAGGCTGCAGACAGACTCTGAGGAGCTCCAAGAGAAGAACAGAAGTCTCCAGGCGGCTCTGGACAACTCCTACAA ggAGCTGGCGGAACTTCACAAGGCCAATGCCAGCAGAGCCAGTGAGGTTGAAGAGGTAGCTCTTAGCAAAGAGATACAAGCCAAGGAGTTGCTAAGCGTGGCCCTAGTGAAGGCCCAGGATGAGGCCAGGATACAGCAGGAGGCTCTGGCAAGCCAG GTGGCCGACCTAAGATTGGCTCTTCAGAGGGCCGAGCAACAGCAGGCAAGGAAGGAAGATTATTTGAGGGAAGAAATCAGTGAATTGCAGCAG AGGCTGCAGGATGCAGAGACAAGGAACCAGGAGCTTAGCCAAAGCATTACCTCAGCAACGAGGCCCTTGCTGCGTCAAATAGAGAACCTACAGGCTTCACTGGGTGGACAAACTGCATCCTGGGAAAAAATAGAGAAGAACATCTCTGACAGGCTGG TGGAAGCCCAGACACAACTTGCTGTTGCAGTGGAGAAGGAACGCTCAGCAACAGAAGAACTGCTCTCCATCAAGTGCCAGTTGGCCTCTCTGGAGTCACAGAATTCCTTGCTTCGCCAGGAAAAGGTCCGACTCCTTGCACTCGTAGAGACTGAGAAGAACAGAAGAGAGAATGTGGAAGACGACAGCGGCAG AGAGCATATTGAGTTGGAGAATCTGCGAGGGGAACACAGTCGCATGCTGGAAGAAGCGAAGAAAGAAAAG CTGCTGCTCACGAATCAACTAGAGATGGAGAAAATGAAGGTTGAACAAGAGAAGAAAAAATATTACTTAGCACAAGAAGCGCTCAAGGAAAAG AAGAGCATAACCCACGATGTCCCAGTTTCTTCCACGCCCTCACTGTCCCGATCAAGCTCCTTTAGTGGGACAGACAATGCTGGTTTGCACTCCTCCATCTTCTCTCAG GATGACTTGTTAGACCAGACGCTCGGCAGTGGAACAATGTCTGTGTCAATGAGTGGTACCAACTTGTATGAAGCTGCCAGGCTGTCTGGGGGCTCCAGCATCATAGAGAATCTCCAGTCTCAACTCAAACTGAGGGAAGGAGAGATAGCACAGCTGCAG